From the Pleurodeles waltl isolate 20211129_DDA chromosome 6, aPleWal1.hap1.20221129, whole genome shotgun sequence genome, the window actagacactgctatgcaagcaaatggaaaagatttgtttgctactgccataataatcaagttcaaccattacatgcatctccaaaggatgtagtgggatacttactacatttacagaaatcaaatctagccttctcttccataaagatacacctcgcagcaatatctgcatacccgcagattacccattcaacttcactatttaggatacctgtcattaaagcgtttatggaaggcctaaaaagaattataccaccaagaacaccacctgttccttcatggaacctcaacatcgtcttaacaagactcatgggcccaccttttgaacccatgcactcatgcgaaatgcaattcttaacgtggaaggttgcatttctcattgccatcgcatctctaagaagagtaagtgaaattcaggcgttgactatacaagaaccttttattcaaatacacaaaaataaagtagtcctaagaagcaatccaaaatttttaccaaaagttatttcgccgttccacttaaatcaaacggtagaactaccagtgttcttcccacagccagactcagtagctgaaagggcactacatacattagacatcagaagagcactaatgtactacattgacagaacaaaagaaataaggaaaacaaaacaactgtttattgcatttcaaaaacctcatacaggaaacccaatatcaaaacagggtatagccagatggatagttaagtgcatccaaacctgctaccttaaagcaaagagagaactgcccattacaccaagggcacattcaaccagaaagaaaggcgctaccatggccttcctaggaaacattccaatgaacgagatatgtaaggcagccacatggtctacgcctcacacatttactaagcacttctgtgtagacgtgctatccgcacaacaagccacagtaggtcaagctgtactaagaactttatttcagactacttccactcctacaggctgagccaccgcttttggggagataactgcttactagcctatgcacaacatgtgtatctgcagctacacatgccattgaactgaaaatgtaacttacccagtgtacatctgttcgtggcattagtcgctgcagattcacatgtgcccacccacctccccgggagcctgtagccgtttggaagttatcttcaacatttgtacatttgtaaatatattacttaaaccttagttggtacatacttattcattccattgcatgggcactattactaacatacacaactcctacctcaccctctgcggggaaaacaatctaacatggagtcgacgcccatgcgcaatggaacgaaggaggaggagtccctcggtctcgggactcgaaaatacttcttcgaagaaaaacaacctgtaacactccgacccaacaccagacggcggactatgcacaacatgtgaatctgcatcgactaatgccacaaacagatgtacactgggtaagtgacattttcattaccccaCACATTTGCATTGCGATTGGTACCgcaaaaaagacaaatattactccTGTTCTCAAATCTTTACATTGGTTACCCATCCTCTCCAGACTAGCTTATAAGGCAATGCTGTGCATTAATTTCATATACGAAAAACAATTAATATAGCCAAGTCTCGTACTCTGGCTCTCCCTTTCATATTCTATTGTTCAGTGTTTCTTTAGCATCAAGAAGTTAGCTTTCGCTTCCTAGGAAAAAGTCATCAAAAATACAGTGATCATTTTGACTTAATGCAATTACACATAACACAATAATGTAAAGAATCATCAAAAAAAAAAGTGCTCCAGTGAACTGTACTAAACGTGAGATCAGTTGTGCAGTAAGTGATAAAAAGAAGCATATAGAAAAGTCCTCACTGAGTTTTATACAGAACAGACTCAAAGTTGGAATACCGTTCAAAGCAGAAGCCAATAAATCTATATCTACATGCTTTAGGATTGACATTTCAACCCCTTTATGTATGACATTTTATTGGAGTCTTCATAAGGACAAACAGGTAGCACCTATAATGAGACAAAGACAGAATATCTGTTGAAAGGGTCGCCACACTACCTTGTGGTCCTTTGATAATCATCTGTACACGTGTCCCATTTACCAAGAACGGTAAATGTTCTAGGTCAGAGAAATTTATCAACCACCCCCTTATATCTCACAATGTGAGTGATATTCTGGGAAACAAACATAACAATAGAAACACTACGGTTTAAATCATACCTGTTATATGTGTGGATATACCTCTCAAAAACCTATAGGAGATGCAAAATTCAAGACAATAATCCTGACACAGCAGTTATCAGAATGTATTGTGCAGAACCAGATCACAAAATGGTGTCAAGAGTAGTGTTTTGCCTGGGATGTGCAGGCTAGCTTGGCTTGCTGTGAGGTAGCTTCTGTTTTTTCATACAGTAGATACCCAGGTTCCTAGGAATACAGGGTTGCCCCATATTGATTTTGTAGTAGAACTACACATATTCTTGTTGTTCAATACTTGCATGTTAAAAAGAATAAAACTAAGGAGCCTCAAGGGTCATGTCGTAGATCAACATAGCTCTAATTGACTGACTGGAAGAGGAAAACAAGTAGCTTGAAATGGAAAGGCTGTGTACATGTGGGATCATGCAAATTGTTGTGTTAATTGATAAACATAACAGAAAGAGTGAGATTCTTAGTCTGATAGTGGGGCGTATGTATCAAAAGGCATGTGAATCCACAAAATTATGCATGCTGTAGAATCACACTAACAATTACTAATTATTTTGTTTCTGTCTTTACATCCTTCTATGGCAAGCTGATCTTCAAATACTGTtgctttgtgttgtgtttcctgtttAGGCACACAATGGGAGTGTGCAGCATCCAGAGCAACCCCCACATGGAGAATATACTGGCAACTGGGAGGTAAAAAGCACTTATGTATAATTAAAGTATATTGTAATGAATCATCTGTCATGAAGAATGTCAGTCGAGGCCGTGTGCATCCATTCATGCTTGTGTGcacattttatgttttctttttgtcgTGGTTAGAAGCCCTGCTTCTTTTGTACAGAttttcatatgtaaaaataagtcttTGCCATGAAGGGAATGAAGCAGCTGAATCTTACTACTGCTTCTTCATAGACCTTGTATTTATAGCTTGGATGAGGCACTCGTGGCTCATGGAGCCATACAGTACTCTGCAAGGGTGTCGTATCTGCTGAACGCTTACTGTTTTAACAAAGTTCTGGCAGATCTTGTTGCTACGCTGTGCCAGGGGCTTCCTGTACGTACAGTGACAATGACTATCCACTGGCTACTGTAAATGTATCATTTTAATGCAAAAGGCTTCAGAAtattctgcctaaagcatttagcTATATTGAATATGCTACACAAATTGAGGAGTGGTATCTGTTTCTTACCCAACAGTTGTTTGTTGATATAGCTTACTTCTTCTAATGTATAGGTGGTTTCCATACCAGTTTTCTTTCTAGTTAGCCCAATATATCAAAAGACTTGGCAGGCCTATTGGATAATGTCTGCCAGCATGAGATTTGAAAGGTATTGACGAGTGATGATGGCAATTCATTGACATTGTAGTTCAAGAAGTAGGTAGTTTTCTTAATTAACTTTTGCATACTGACCTATCAGTAAGAGAAGTAGACTGGTGCATTAAACCATCATGTTGGAGAATGATCTGGATTACAGAACTGCTTTAAATCAAGAAAGAGATCTTATCTGAACATGGCATCAGATTGACAACTAAGCAAGCTGTGACATGGAAGACTGggccactttattgctgtttgattaCATGACTAGTTACAATTTAACGCTCATATCCTGTGCAGGATAATTATGTAATTGATACATAGTAGCACTGCAGTGCTACCGTTTTTAGCAAGACAAACTATCCATTCTCCTCCTTCGCTTAAACGTGTTCATAAAATTATCTGTGTGGTATAAATTGGTCCTTAAATTATTGCAGTGCAATGCTATGGAATTAGTGGTCTAATTGGGGCTGTGTGATAGAAGCTTGTTTTCAAGTATACAATAATTATCCGGCTTATGTTTTAGCTATGATGAGCATGTTCTCTTGTGGGATACAAGGCAAATGAAATGTCCCATGGGTGACACCCATGTCGAGGGTGGAGTCTGGAGGCTGAAGTGGCATCCCACACATGCTCACTTACTGCTGGCAGCTTGTATGCATAATGGTTTCCATATCTTGAATTGCAAGCCTAGTATGGGTGAGTACAAACtggtttatttttttgtgtttttgcttctgGAGGCCTCAGAGATGCTTTAGCTTTGGAGCTCCCAACAATGCTCTAGCTTTGGAGGGTCCACCAATGCTTTAGACCTGAAAGGACATACATGCCCTCATTTTGAcactggcggtataaaccgcctaccaccgctgtgacggctgccaaaagaccgttgctgcggctaccagcaGTCTGCCGCATTAGGactacagctggatttctgccaggagaatggtggaaatccggctgtggccatgccggcagatgactgtaaggtggcgctactgccaccagcagcgccacaccagtagaccgccagccAGCCATAtaatgacccataatacggcctggcggtgttctgctggcgggcgctgctggtggcagcagcaccccctcccgtctcctgccagaggacccccagaacacaggtaagtcgggtctctgacagaggtggggggtgttgtgtgtgtgtgtgaatgtttgtgtgtgcgtggatgcaggtgtgtgttgcgtgttgaatgcgtatgtgcatgtatggaggtgtgagtgcgtgtatgttgtgttatgggaCTGcgagtctgcgtgtatgtatgaaagtgtgtgcggatggatatatggatgcatgtgggaatgggtgtgtgtgtgaagggggcgtgaggggggctttggagaggtggggggggctaactggtggggggagacccctatcagtgacagggaaggaattccctgttactgatagtgcctactgccatggttttcgtggcgttaagaaaaccacgaaaaccatggcattagGTGGGGTCATAACCGCAGGCCGAACAGTGACGGCAGCCGGGCTAGAGATGGATATCTCCAACCCGGCAGctgtgaccgccgtggcggtcgtccgagtggtacattgtcataatatggcggtaagtacagccagcctgttggcagtacttagtgccatattatcgccgaccgccggggtcgtaatgacccccacaatgttttaACTCTTGAGGGTCATGCAATGCTTTTGCCATAAGTGATGCTTTAACTCCAGTGGGCCAAGCAGTGCTTTAGCTCTAGAGGGCCAAGCTGTGCTTTTGCTGTAGAGGGCCAAGTGATGTTTTAGCTCTTAGAGGTCCATGCGTTTCTTTGGTTCTTAGAGGTTCAAGCAATGCGTTAGCAATTAGGGCTCAGAGCGACATATTCATTTTTAGGGCTCAAAGCAATGCATTAGCTCTTAGGACTCAGAGCGACGATTTAGTTCTTAGGACTTAGAATGATGCTTTAGCTCTTAGGACTTAATGCGATACCTTAGCACGTAAAGCACAAAGAATGATTTAGCTCTTAAAGCACAAACGATAATTTAGCTCTTAAAGTACAAACAATGCTGTAGTTTTTGGGGCTCAGTGATCATTTTACTTCTCTTCATAACTAACCTCTTATTGATGACATGATTACAAGAAAAATGGTTAATGGTTACAGAAGAAAAACTGGAGAAAGAATTGTAGTGCAGTGTTTGGTAGACCACTTCTTTCACCTACTTTGAGAGATAACCAGTACTCCTTTATTAACATGAGACTGGATTGAGAACACTTTCCTCTCTGGAGAGTAATGTTACTATAGTTACCCCTTCCACATTCCAGAATCAATGTTCTCTGGATTGCTTGATCTAGATatttaaacctttttttatttaacttttataACACTGTATACTCTTACAGCAAGCAGTGTAGTGTTGACATCCTATTCAGGCTTTACACAGTTTGAATTGTTCTAATTTACTTATAGGGGGAGTTCAATGCAAATATTGTCTCTAGAGCAACACTTTTCGATTATTCAGCAGGGGTTCCTAAGATATGATCCTACTCACCCTTGAATACCAAAGGTGTTAAATTACATAGGAACTTGTCCAGTTCTAATCTATGGCATTTAGCTGAAATTTTTGAACAAATTGGCCACCAAATTCCAACATAAACTGGGTTGGATCTTGGGACTACAGTTGATTATATCTTTCTCACCAGTACAGTCCCATCCTAAGTTCAGTCCTTGTGGCACAGTGGCCAGTGAATTTAGTGACCATAATTCAAATTTTATAACCTTGAATTTCCAATTAATTGTAAGAGGAGTATCAAGACTGAAGcaagtagcttagcactgagccaCCAGAGCCTCGGGCAATGCTGGAAGATGGTAGTATGACACAATGTTTTAACAACCATATCAGAGCTAACATTCCTTGAAAAAATAAATGCTTGGCCTATGACATTTAATACGACCACTCAATCATCAAAGCTTTTATCGGCCTTAGCCTTATTTTTACAAAAGCCTTGTTCGCCCCATGAGAAAGTATAACTCTGATGAACCCAGCTGGTTCAATAAGGACTGGAGGGTCACCAAGAGATGCCCGAGGTAGGCTTTAAGTAGTTATCCCAGGGATCAAGACAGTATCCGGCTACTTATCAAATCTCTGTAAAGAACAGGAGGCTAAAGCTAAAAGGGAAAGCCTAGGTGAAGTTGATTAGTTTGTGTTCTAATAGAGACACAAGCGTATTTTTGGAAAACGTTTTACTCAGTCACTAAACACAGGTGCGGATGTCTGCGGTGTCGCACACATTAAGGCAGCTGACTATGTTCAATGTTTCAAGTCAGTCTACCATCTGGATGGTCACTTGTACTGGATAGTGGAATACCTGCACATATTTATCCCCTTTCCATTACGTTTGAGCCACAAGTGGTGACCAATGCGGTCTTacgtagccccttgggcaaggccccTGTCCTGGATGAGGTCTCTCAGGACCATTACAAAATACCCAGGAATTCTGGACCTCTTATCACTAATGCCATTCACTGAGCCTGTAGCTTCATAATTACACCCTCATGGGATATGGCTTTAATCGTACCAGTGTTTAAAAAATGGTAATAAGCAAGAACTATGCTGTTATAGACCTATCCCTGGATTCTGTGGGTACAATAGCCGTCTGGTTTAACTTGCAAAGGATTTGAAGTTAGGTAGAGGACATTAATACCATATCTGAGGCTCAATATAGTTTTAGAACTAGTTTGGGCACAATAGAACAATGTGTTAGCCTGCATCTAATAGCAAATATACTGTTGCCAAGTGGGCTAACTTGTTTTTATAATTCATGGATCTTAGCAGCACTTTTAACCAAGTGAACCGATTAAAGCTGTGGGGTATTTTGTCAGGCATGAGGGGGACGGACAAGGCCTTAACTGATTTCTTTCTTACATATGGCCCAGGACGTGAACATTCTGACTCATTTGCACTAAGGAGGGGTTTTCGTCATGGTTGTGTTTTTGGcccaatattatttttattgtatattaacAAGCTCAGTGTTTTTTGATTACGCATTGCAAGGACATGCTGATGGTGAAATCTAGACCTGTCCATGTTTTGATGTATGCGGACAATGCTGTTTTAATGTCTAGAACAGCCTCAAAGCATTGATGGACTTTTTGTGGTATTCATGGATAATTTAGATCTGGAAACTAACTTCATTAAAACTTAATGTGGTAGAACCAGCAGTAAAGTTACAGCTATTTCCATCAAGGGCAAGAATGGGGGCCAAGGTGGCACATTTCCCATATTTGGATATTACCTTAACTCCTCGAACTCACGGACACAGTGCCTTTCTACTCGGTGTATGAAACTCATTCAAAATGTATGTTCTTTATTTAGTTTTGCCTGTAAGATCGGAAACAAACCAATCCCCCCTCTTCTAGaactatataatcacaaaagtATTCCAAATTTGATTTACAGGGCGACCCATGCAGACTATGTAAGTAGAAGAAAGTAGTTTTTATAGGTAGCTCTTggggtttccacccaccagcccacaTTTTTCCTGCATGATAAATTAGGTATGGGTTATGTGGAGGACAGTATTAAATTAGCACCCTTACTAGTATGGCTGTCTGTGTGGAGTAATTCCCAGGCTTCATTGAAATGATCTATCATCAAAAACTGCCTAGCCTGTGACTATGGTCTTTCGGTACCTTGGTTACAGTAGATTAAATAACTAGCCATCTTGCTGAGAAGGCCAGGCCTATTTACTAGCCTGCAAGGGACATCAGATGAGGATAAAGCATGGGTTAGGGAGAAGTTGGAGTTGAAGTCATCTGTACAGGCAGGAAATGGAATTGAAGAAGTCATCTGTACAGAAATATGCAATAATTTAAACAATACCAGGCCCAGAGCGGTATTTGACTTTTGTCTATCGGAAAGATCTCTGCTCACCAGATTTTGCTCTGGTTCCATTCAAAGCCTTTATGCTTTCGTTTGGCCAGTATGTCCCTGTAGCGATTCTAGTTTGTCCATGTGATGAATCCCCCTCTCAAACATTATTGCTGTCTTTTTTTGCACATTGTACAAAGATTTAAGTAGTCAATTTTTGATAggcaagttttttttaaaatgtaaaccgGCTTTGTTGTATGTAAAGTTGTGATGAGCTTCTTAGAATCATTTTTAAAACGGAAATCTTTGATTTTCTAAACTTGGCTCTGTCGCTTTGTAATTTGTCTTTGGACCATGGTATGTTGACAAATTATTGTGTATTCTTATCTTTCCTATACTTTTTAAATATCAGATCTGTATTGATATTGTTGTGCCTTTATGATGTTGTTTTACTAATTGAATACCGATGTGTCTCTGTCTATCAGTTCTTCTTTATTAGCATGATTGGATTGAGAACACATTTGTACAAAATAAATTGTAAGATACAGCTTTGCTTCAGCTGAGCACCAAATATATGTCTCAGTCGTGGGTCACTCGCTCAGAACATTTATAAATTTTTTGCTTTTCTGTTTATTCTTTCTTGCAGCTAAAGCAGCAGGCGAATGTCCCATTTTGTCATCTTATGTCCTACACAACTCCTTGGCATATGGAGCTGATTGGTCTAAAATCTCTCTGGCAGATTCCCAAGCCTCTAACCCAGAGACTGCATCACTTGACTGCAGTAGCTCAGAGAGTAATGCCGTAGCAGGGAGTGATCGGAAACTAGAAATGCAAGTTCAGAACCTGAAGATTTCTTATGAATCTCCCACTGGCAGCTTTGACTTGATTGTTGAGGATGAGGATGGTGTGTATGTCCCAGAAGCTGATTTTGGAGCAAATAAGATTAGCACCCTGGATTGTGACTCCCAGTGTGACCCAGCTGGATGCATAACAAGTCAAAAAGAGCATAATGTACTTGCAACCTGCTCATTCTATGACCACGTCTTACATGTTTGGAAATGGGAATTCAGTACAACCGAGTTGTCAAGTGCAAATCTTTCTTAAAATTCTTAGTAAATGTTATTTGCTATTTTTTTAACAGAAGAAGTTTTTCATAGACGTTCAGGTTTGATAAAAACAGGGTTACTGTCTGTGTATGTGCACTGTAGAGAAGCTCAGATAAATCCTGTAGTATAGGTCTTCATCCTGGGTTTTAATGGATTTTACTCGTGTGCCATTGTGGTCTGTTCATCACCATCCTGCATTTTGGGATGCCTTTGGAAGTATGAGTGAAGGTGGTTTACAATAAACAGCCAATCTCTTTGCAAACAAACGACCTTACCTTTGGTTTACTACTCTCGCCATTCACAGAAACATGTGGGTTTGAATTAACTTCTAATGCCAAGTAAAAAACTAGCTTCAGGTGCACTACTATTGTGCAGCCACCCGTGCTAAAGATGCTGGCCACTCTGAATATTCATTGTAAATTATGTGAGATGGGTTTTACCAGCGTTCATGTTTCATAAAAAAGATTGTGCACAGATAACGTCTTTTATTTTAGCATTAATCTTATCTTCCTTTAGTGACAGGCTAAATTACCTGACAATTGGCTAATGGTTTTTACTTAAGAGAATCTGGAAGGTAAATTTCTCTGTGGTGTATTCTCAATTTATTTCAAATATAGTGTAAAACACTAACTGTGTTACGTGGCAGACTAATTAATATAAGAGCTGTTAATATGCATAACAAACCAGGCAGTCAACTGCAAAGCCATCAGATTATAAAACAAGCAGAAGGTCAAAGTGGCTCTTCATTCGTTTGTGCCAAAATAATAAGACTGCTTGCATCAGCTTTGACAGCCATGCCCAATTGTATTACGTTTTGCACCCTTACCCAACTTCCTAATTAAGAAGAAAGCTACTCAATTTAAGTTAGTATAGAGCTGGGTGTAAAGTGATAAATTAAAAGCCACATAGTCTTTTACTATCAGATATTGAATGTTTTTGAATATGATACAAAAAAGCAATCCAGTGATTTTGCCGGATTACCATCaactttttattaaaataaaaaaaaaaatttttttaccgTACACTAACAAAGGACATCAAGCTATTATCTGATCATATGGTATATGCCAATGAAGGATGGAAGGTTGGGTGACAGCAGAGATGTTCTAGAAAACGTTTTAAGTCTCGGGTGACACTGCCTACCAAAAGGTCTGTGCCAATATAAAAACTATGAATTTATATAACCCAAAATCGGTTTACATGAATTTTAGGTGTGCTGTTTTGTTGTTTTATAAACATAACAAAGAACAGGATACAGGTAGGGCTGGTGTTAAATTTCCAAATTACTTAAGAAAAGTGTGagcaataaatacatttctctagtggaaaatgtttgaaatgtaaattgTTAACTAAAATGTTTAGCTTGAAATGCTTACTGGTTTACAGGAAATGCAAAAATAGATATTTTACTAGCAATAAAACTATTTGAACATGAAACTGTCTTTTGCCACTTTCTATTGTAATTTAATTGGATTGTAGTTATATAGTACTTACTACatccctgacaaggtgttgaagaACTCAATTCTGGGCAGCTGGCTATTcaggaacccaaggttagtggttaatccagtggttattggTATGGGAGACCAAGGGAGGTCTTCCCCGACCGCAGGATGACAATTATAGCAGCTACCTGATGTGCTCGCTGGCAGCTGCACCTTCTAAATGCAGTCCCAGTCGCTGTGCTCAACATGTAGAGAAATTACCCTAATTACGGTGGTAGAGGCACCAGAACTCCTATATATAATGTGGTAGGTTGTACACTCGGTGTATACTTTTTAAAAGAAGCTCAGCTGTGCTACGGCCTTCTTGTAGAAGGTGTTGGTGTATTATCGGCAGTTCACTATTATGTTCTATCACCTTCAGTGTTTCCACAGCATCGTCATGACCGGACCTATATTCCACAGCATTTTAATTCTGCAGAGGCTGTATGGGATGCGCAGAAATGGGTCCACTGTGATTGGTTTTTGACGTGCAAAATATGAGGAT encodes:
- the DPH7 gene encoding diphthine methyltransferase isoform X2; this translates as MPLKELQRIETAAILDIKWCHVPIFECPTLGIANAKGAVELCHLSGSEESCQLDTMCSVDLGHDCLALSLDWSTGLGQSGHPPKLICSDSKGQLSLLSVNEGAPSMDIHSQWKGHEYEAWIAAFNYWNTEIVYSGGDDCMLRGWDFRAGIDSPVFTSKRHTMGVCSIQSNPHMENILATGSYDEHVLLWDTRQMKCPMGDTHVEGGVWRLKWHPTHAHLLLAACMHNGFHILNCKPSMAKAAGECPILSSYVLHNSLAYGADWSKISLADSQASNPETASLDCSSSESNAVAGSDRKLEMQVQNLKISYESPTGSFDLIVEDEDGVYVPEADFGANKISTLDCDSQCDPAGCITSQKEHNVLATCSFYDHVLHVWKWEFSTTELSSANLS